A segment of the Thermoplasmata archaeon genome:
GTTCTCAAGGGTCAGATTCCCGCCCGCAGCCACAATCAGATTTCCATTGAGAATTATTGTCTCGTTCCAGACCATAGTATCATTGGCTACTACCCAGTCGTCCTGCTCCGGCGCCGGGTAGTTGCCCGACCCTCCCCCCCGTTGCGTTTAGCGTCGAGAGGTTGCCCGAGAGAATCAGTAAGCTGGCAAGCAGAGGGCTCCAGATGCTTCGAGAAACTCTTCTCCTATCGACCCCGCCCACATCATTCATAAAATTGGAGATATAAATAATTTGTTGTGAAAAAATCCATACTCGTTCTGGATGGCCCGGCCCGCGCAGGGCGAGGTGCCTCCATGGCCCCGTGGCAGTCACCCGCGAATTCTGGGAATGTCATCTGCCGACTTTTCCCGGGTGTGGTCTTCGCCCCGACGACCTTCGGTCTGTCCGCCCTCCGGGCCGCGCTCCCTCACGGATAGACCCTGTTTATCGTCCTCGGGAACGGGATGGTGTCCCGGATGTGCTCCTGTTTGCATATCCACCGGACGAGGCGCTCGATCCCGAGCCCGAAGCCCGAGTGCTGGACGCTCCCGTACCTCCTGAGGTCTATGTACCACTCGTAGGGCCCGAGGGGCGTTCCCTGCGCCCTGAGCCTCTCGACGAGCTTGTCCGCGTCCACCTCCCTCTCGCTCCCCCCGATGATCTCGCCATAGCCCTCGGGCGCTAGGAGGTCGGCACAGAGGTAGGTCCGGGGGTCGTCGGGGTTCTCGCGCATGTAGAAGGGCTTGGCCTCCTTCGGGTAGTTGACTATGAAAACCGGTTTCTCCTCGCCCTCGACCAGAACCCTCTCCTCGTTGGTGCCGAGGTCTTCGCCCCACTCCATCCCGTAGCCCCTATCGCGCAGGAGCTCCAGCGCCTGCGCGTAGCTGAGCCTCTTGAACGGGGGAGTGACCCTCTTGAGCTCCGCCGGGTCGCGGCCGAGCGCCCTCAGCTCCTCCGGGTTCCTCTCCGCCGCGGCGTTGACCATCGCAGAGACCAGCTCCTCCTGAATTCGCATGTTCTCCTCATTTCCGACGAAGGCCTCCTCGCCCTCGAGATGCCAGTACTCCGCGAGGTGCCTCGTTGTGCGGGAGCGCTCCGCCCTGAACGAGGGCGTTAGGCTGTAGACCCTCTCGAGCGAGAACATGATGGCCTCGAGGTAGAGCTGCGCGCTCTGGGCCAGATAGGCCTTTTGGTCGAAGTACTTCAGCTCGAAGAGCGTGGTACCGCCCTCGCAGGCATTGGAGGTGATGATGGGGGGAGTGACCTCGTAGAAGTCGTTCCGGGCGAACCACTCGCGCGCCGCGGCCAGGACCGTCGCCTTGACCTTCATCACGTTGGTCAGCGCGCGGCTCCGAATCCAGAGGTGCCGGTTGTTCAGCAGGTGCTCTTCGCTCTGGTACTCCGTGATGGGGAAAATAGCGGCCGCACCCAGAATCTTAAAACTGCTGGCCCTGAGCTCCCAGCCTCCCGGGGCGCGCGCGTCCCTAGTCACAATGCCCCCGGCCTCAACCGAGGATTCAATGAGCGCCCTCTTTGCCGCCTCGAAGTCCGGCTCTGGAACCGCTCCCCTCGCCACCGTTGTCTGGAGAACGCCGGTGGCGTCTCTAATCTGCACGAAGCAGATTCCCCCGCTCGAGCGGGTTCGGTATATCCAGCCCCGGACCCTCGCCTCCCTTCCCTCGAGCTCTCCGCTCAGAACGCGGCGGATTTTAACCGTCTCTCCAGACATGCCCGCTCAAGAGTCCTGTGGCGAAATAAAGATTTAGGTCTCAAGCCCCGCGAAAGCATCATTATCGCGCCGTCTCATACGGAGCATCATGAGGACACCGCTCGACGTTATCGCCGTCGGGAACATAGTGATTGACTACCAGGTAGGCCCGCTCGAGGACCTACCCTCATGGGGCACCCTGACCAAACTCTCCCGTGGGCCAAGGCCGGCCATCGGCGGAAACGGCGCAATATTCGCTGTGGCCGCAGCGAGACTCGGCCTGCGCACGGCTCTGGCCGGCAGGGTTGGCCGAGACTCTTGGGGCGACTGGATTCTTAGTAGGCTGGCAGAGGAAGGGGTCGAGACGGAGAGGGTCAGGAGGGGGAGGGGGGGGACCGCCACCACAATTGTTCTCGTGCGCCCGGACGGGGAGAGAGCCTTCCTACACCACATCGGAGCCGGGGCCTCCCTGAAGTCGAGGGAACTCCAGGGGCTCCCACGCTGCCGCTGGCTCCACATCTCCTCGATGTTCCTCCTCCCATCCTTGACTTCACGTGGCATCGAGAGGGCCCTAAGGGCGGCGGAGAGGATGGGAGCAAAGACCTCGCTTGATGTCGCTTGGGACCCCAGCGGAGCCTGGGAGCTCGGGGGCTGCCTGACCGCCGCCGACTGGTTCCTGCCAAATCTCGACGAGGCCAGGGCGATAACTGGGAAGAAAAACGTGGAAGAGGCGGCCGGTGCGCTAAGGGATATGGGGGCGAGAAACGTCGCCGTGAAGATGGGGGCGGAGGGGGCGCTCGTGCTCTCGGAAGAAGCGGGTGTCCTCCGCATCCCGCCCTTCAGGGTCAATGCGGTGGACAGCACGGGTGCAGGCGATGTTTTCGACGCGGCCCTCGTCTACGGCCTCCTGAAAGGGATGCCCCCGGCTCGAGCCGCCCTCCTGGCCAGCGCCGCGGGAGCCTTTAGCACTACAGCTGTGGGCGGGACCGCCGCTGCCCCGAGTGCGGCCGAGCTGATCGAGTTCATAAGATCCTGCAAAAGGGAAAGAGGATGAGGATTTTATAACGCGAGGGGTCTGGGGTGGGCCTCGCGACGAACGCGGGAGAGAGTGCAAGAGCGGGGCCCGGGCGACGTTTGAAGAGGCCTCACAAGCGCATAGCCTCAATCGAGTGCTCGGCGCTTTCGGCTTGACGAGGCTCGTGGTCGCCGGCTCCGCCGCGCCGGGCGCTCCTTCCTGAGGTCAATCGTCGCCTCCCTTGCAGGCCCGACCGATATCAGCTCTATTGGCGTACCGAGCTCTGATTGGATGAACTCGATGTAGGCCCGGGCCTGCAGTGGAAGGGCCTCGTAGCCTCGTGAGGCAATGTCCCTCCATTCCTCCTCGCCGAGCTCCGGCCAGCCCTCCAGCTCTCTATACACAGGCCTCGCCTCACCGAGCGTCCGGAGGCTAAGGGGCCAGCCGCGCACCCTCCGCCCCCTGAGTTTGTAACGGACCGCCACTTTGACTTTTCTCAATCCCCCCAAGACATCGAGCTTTGTGAGTGCCAAGGCGTCGAAACCGTTGACCCGGCAGGCGTGCCTCAGGGCCACGAGGTCGAGCCAGCCGCACCTCCTCGCGCGGCCGGTCGTTGTGCCATACTCGCCCCCCTTCACGAGCAGGTGGTGCCCCTTCTCATCGTCGAGCTCAGTCGGGAAGGGCCCCTCGCCCACGCGAGTGGTGTAGGCCTTGACAACCCCTAGCACACGGTCTATTCTCCGAGGACCGATTCCCGCTCCGGTGCAGGCGGCTCCCGCCACCGCGTTCGACGATGTGGTGTAGGGGTAGGTGCCGTGGTCTGGGTCGAGCAGGGTTCCCTGCGCCCCCTCCAAGAGAACCCTCTTCCCAACATCGAGCGCCCTGTTCAGCACAGCGGAGGTGTCGCAGACGTTCTCCTTCAGAGTCTCTCCCGCGATTAGGCAGCGCTGAATCAGCTCATCCCAAGGGGGGAGCGCCCCCCGGCGGCCGGTGGTATCAAGGATGGCCCGCCTCGCCTCGAGAATCAGCCAGAGCTTCCTCTCGAGCGTGTCCCTCTCGAGGAGGTCCCCCATCGTCACCCCGAGGCGCGCGGCCTTGTCGGTGAAAGCGGGCCCTATGCCCCTCCCGGTCGTACCCAGCCGCCCTCCGGCCCTGAGCTCCTCTTCGAGACCGTCGAGAAGGATGTGGTGCGGGAGAATCACGTGGGCCCTCTCGCTGATGAGCAGCTTGAACCCGCTCACTCCCTGCTTCCTAAGAATCGCCAGCTCCTCCATGAGCCTCCAGGGGTTGACCGCGACTCCATTGCCGATAACGGCCGTGCAGCCCTTTCTTAGTACCCCGGAGGGGACCAGATGGAGTTTCAGCTCCCTCCCGCCAGCGCGTATTGTGTGGCCCGCGTTGTCACCGCCGTTGAAGCGAACGACATAGTCTGCTTCGCGCGAGAGATAGTCCACAATCTTACCCTTGCCCTCGTCCCCCCACTGGGCCCCGACAACCACCTCTGCCGGCATGGGCCTCTCTCTGGCAAACCACGCAAAAGAATAAATGACTTTCGCTGCATACCTGGGGTCTGCATATGGACGAGGGTAGTAAAATCCGCTCGGCGCTCGGGGCTGTCCTAACATCAGCGCTGTTGCTCATCATCGCTGGGTGCCTCGGTGGGCCCCCGCCAGAGGAACCTAAGCTCAGGCTCTCGCCCATTGAGGGGTCTCTGCGGGCCGCCGCGGGCGACAACGTGACTTTCATCGTGCTTTTGAAGAATAACCGTCTCGGGCAAGAGGTGCTCCATGTGAGCGTGGACTCCCAGCCGCCGGGATGGTCAGTCACCCTGAGCAACACAACTTTTGAGATCGGGCCGAAGGCGAGGAAGCCCGTATTCGTGACCGTGGGCATTCCACCTGACACAGACGTGGGCAGGTACACTGTGAAGCTCCTCGCCACACCCACCCTTGCACAGGGCGGGGCAGTAACGAAGGGGCTCGTTATCAATGTCATTGAGCCCGCGGAGCCGGTGGTGGTGCGGGGCAGTCAGGTGAGGGTGGACTACACTGGCTATCTCTCGAGCTACGAGGTCTTCGACACCTCCGTGCGGTCCGTGGGGAGCGACATCTACATTCAGAAGAGTCCAAGGTTCAGCCCCCCAGCGCTCAACAAATACGAGCCGCTATCCTTCAGGGTCGGAGAGGGCCAGATGGTGTCGGGGTTCGAGAGCGGTGTTCTCGGGATGTGCGTGGGGCAGTCCAGGACGCTGGCCGTCGAGCCCCGGGAGGGCTACGGAAAGTTCGAGAGAGTTAGAATCAACTTGAGTGAGAGCTTCCCGATGGTCAGGGAGATGACTATCCTTAACTTCACCCAGACCTACGGCGAGGAGCCCGCGCCGAACAAGGTCGTGCTCGAACCCTACTGGGGTTGGAAGGTTCATGTTGTAAACGTGACACAGGACTCTGTCACCGTCCTGACTCTCCCTGAGCCGGGCCAAACCTCAACGCCATACGGCTGGGAGAGCAGGGTCGTCGATGTCAACGGGAGCGCGGACGGTGGGAGGGGCAGAATAGAGGTCCGGCACTACCCGACAGCGGGCGTGAACGCCTCATATAAAGGCATCGCGGCCGAAATCGTCGAGCTGACATCGAGCCACATTGAGCTCGAGTACAACACGAATTACAGCAACCCTCTTGCGACACAGGTGCTCTACTTCATAATAAGAGTCGTGGCGATATCGTGACGGGGAACCGACCTAGCCCTTCCCCGCGTGCTCGGGGAGGGAGCGGAGAGCAGAGGTGGAGGGAGAGAGATGGAGAGAATAGTAATTGGGGTCAGGAAGGAGATGGCGCCCAGAATCGGAGAGGTCCTGAAGGACGACCTCGTTAGCCGCCAGAGCATTACGACCCGAGAGGCTGCCGTGCTAGGGCTGAAGTCCGAGCTACATCTGGTTTTCATCGAGGGCACAGCGGCCGCCATCGAGCGGGCGAGGGAGCTCTTCAAGGAGCTGGGTGAACCGCTGCCCGAGCCCGAGGCCTCCGAGGCATTCCGGAAGCTGAGGCAGGAGGAGGAGAGAGCCTCGGTCGGCATGGGTATGATTTTCGAGAGCTAGCCGGGGAGGTCCCCCGCCTCCCTTGGCTCCGCCTCGGCCTCCGCTACCCTGTCCCGGAGGGGGGCGGGTTGCTCCGGAGTTCCGGGCTCGGCCGACGGGGGCTCCGTCGAGGGCTCTCCCTTCTTTTCCCCGGGCGGCCTCAGCTCGACCTCATGATGGCCGGGCTCGGCCTCCAGCTCGCCCTCCCGAGCGCCGAGGGAGGGCATCACCTGAAGGAGCTCAGGCTCCTCCTCCGCCTCCGGAACGGGCGGGCTCGCACCGGTGCCCTCTCTTGCGCCCGAGGGCGGCGGCCCGGCGTCGCCCCCGGGCTCACCGCCCTCCCGTTTCTTCTCGTCCCTTTGGGCGCCGCCCTCCCCTCCCGCTCCCTCCTTCACCATTTCGGGCCCGATAGGCATCCTTGGCTCTTTCTCAGCCTCGGGGCTCTTCTGGACGAAGAACTCGTCCTTCGCCCTCTCCTCCCTTATTCGCGCGATGCGCCTCCTCTGGGCGATCGCGATGATGAGGAGGAGAATGCACATTGCACCGCCAGCGGCCGCCACCTCCGTCCAGCCCTGCCAGGGTGGCCGCTCGCGTATTTCCAGAATAAAAATCGTCTCCGAGAAAGCGCCCTCGCCGTCCGTGACCCTCAGGACCGCCGGTCTCACTCCCGATGTGTGGAAAACGCAAGTGAGGTTGGGCGTTGAGTTCGAGCGGAGTTCGAACGTGTAGTCTCCATCTAGGTCCCACTCGTAGCTCTGGATGGACCCGTCGGGGTCGCGGGCCGTCAGCCTCACGGACACGGGCTCGCCCACGTATCCTACCACAAGCCAGCCATCGGGGATGATCGGAGGCTGGTTGACGTTGATTACTGTTACTGTCCATGAATGGAGGAGGGTGCCGTTCGAAAGAGCGCTGAGATTATGAACGCCGCTGTCTCTGTAGCTCGGGGAATAGGTGAAGCAGCTCCCGGAGGCGTTCAGAATGGCGCCGTCGAGGGCCCAAGAGACCGGGCCCCGGGCCCCCTCCAAGCGGAATGCCCTGCTCTCGCCCTCGAGCATCTCCACGTCGCCCTCCGGGAGCGCCAGAAGGGGCGCGATGAAGCTCACATTCCAGAAGAACTCGAATGAGCTCGCCCCATCGGAGACGTAGACCCTGAGAGTGTGCGCTCCCGAGCTCCCAGCTGGGGGCTCGAGAATGAGCTCAGAGCCGTTGCAGCCGAGTAGGATCGCGCCGTCCAGAAACCACTGGAAGACCAGCGGGTCGCCGTCGGGGTTGGAGACGTTGACCGAGAAACTTCTGCTGCTTCCCGAGCCCAATTCGATGTCCACGGGGGGGTCGAGCCCGGTGACGCACATCGGCAAGTCCACGTTGATAACGGTAAGGTTCCATGAGTGGAGGTCAGTGACGGCACCGGAGGTGGCTTCAACGGTCACCGTGTGCGCTCCTGCGGAGCTGAAGTTTGCTTTATAGGTGAAGCTCTTCCCGCTCCAGCCCTGTGAGGCGCCGTCCACGAGCCACCTGAGCTCGACCGCTACGCCGGGCGAGATTGTGACGGAGAAGGTGACGCTCTCACCTTCATTGATGACCGGCTCGTTAGGGGGCTCGGCACCGGTTATCAGGGTGGCGTCGGCGGGTACGTGGCGGAGGGGGACGGTCAAGGCGAGCGCTACGATGATTACACAAGAAAATAGGGCCAGCCGCCTAGTGGGGCTCTGGCTTCTCACTCGTCGGCAAGCGATGATTGTTGCGTGATCTCTACCTCTGGGAACGGCTGTGGGTCGGGGGAGGGACCACGCATCGAGGCAGCACTTCTCGCGCAGGTTTTCCAGCGGGCTCTCAATCCCCTTCGACCACATATCCGCCCAACCATTTTTCTATATAATAATTATTCTTTCCTTTTTCCTTTTTTTAACGCGCCTGAGGGCCCTCTCCAGAGATGCCGGGTCGGGTCGCTCGCCGCGCGAGCGCAGAATGACCCCCACCGCCGAGCGCCCGCTGTGCCTTCCGAGCACGATTTTCCTCCTGTTTCCCACGGCATCCGGAGGATAGGGCTCGTAGGTCGCGGGGCAGGCGAGCACCCCCGCGATGTGGATACCGGCCTTGTGCGTGAAGACGCCATTGCCGACGATGGGGGCGTTGCGGGGTATCCTGACACCGGCGATCCGTGCGACGTACCTGCAGAGCGGTGTCAGACCCTCCATCCTTATGCCCGTGTCCCTACCGTAGAGGAACCTGAGGGCGGCGGCGAGCTGCTCGAGAGGAACGTTGCCGCACCTCTCGCCAAAGCCGCAGACCGTCGTAGCTACTGTATCCGCTCCTGCCTCCAGACCGGCGAGGGCGTTCGCGAGGGCGAGGCCAAAGTCGTTGTGCAGGTGGAGGGTGAATGGCGTGCGCGCGAGCGGCCTCAGGCGCTGGACGAGAAAGCGAATCGCCTCGGGAGTGGCGCAGCCGAGCGTGTCGGCTATACCAACCCGCCAGGCCCCGGCCTCGAGTGCGGTCTTTATCATTTTCTTTAAAAAAGGCAAGGAGGTGCGAGTTGCGTCCTCTGGGGTGAAGGAGGCCTTTATGCCCAAGGATCTCGCGTGGTCGAGCGCTTCCGGAATTCTGTGCAGGACATCCTCTTCTGTGATTTTTAATTTATACCTGAGATGCAGAGGGGAGGCGGCGATGAAGAGGAGGGCGGCGTCGGCCTCAGCCTCCTGTACGGCGTCAATATCCTCTTTGCGGAGTCTGGACAGGCAGAGGATTTCAGCGTCGAGGCCCGCGCGGGCGATTTTCCGCACCGCCATCATGTCCTCCCGGGAAACGGCTGGGAAGCCCACGTCTAGTTGGGGGACGCCAAGCTGGTCAAGTCTCCGGGCGATTCCAAGCTTCTGCCGCTCCGAAAATGCGATACCGACCATCTGTTCGCCGTCCCGCAGCGTGGTGTCATAGATCGTGATTTTTGGAGGAAGGTTCCTCTTCGTCATGAAGTTGAAATGGGAGACGGCAGCCCCTGTTCCTGCGCTGCCGGAAACTCCGCGCAACACCGGACCCATCAACCTCCCCTCCTCCCTCCATCACGCCCCTCGTGCCCGTTCCCATCCTCTCCGTCCTCAGTTTCGCCCATCAGCTCAGGGTTCGCCTTCGGCCCCTCCATAGAACACGAAGGAGTAACGGAGCACTCCGAACCGCGCGACCCGCTCTCTATCCCCTCCATCCCCTCTCCGCTCCTCTGTCTGAGCCCGATGTTCCACTCTGGCCGTCCGTATCGAGTCCTGACAAGCTCGGCAGCCAGCTCCACCTCCGCGGGGGTGGCACGGCCAGGAGCGAATCTTACCCCCAGCGCCCTTTCGAGCGCATCCCTGAGCGCCGCCTTCACCTCCTCCATCGGGGGTGCGCGGCCAAGCTCGGCACGCAATGAGGTCACACGACTCTCAGGGGCACACAATGAGTGCCTCTCAAGCTTCTCCCTGGGAACCCTGAGCGCCCTGAACATCTCGGCTGGGTCCGCGTCGACGATAATCGTGCCGTGGGTCAGGACAACTCCCCACTTCCTCATCTGGGCGGAGCCCGAGACCTTCCTTCCGTTCACGATGACGTCGTTCACGGGCGAGAATTCAGCCCGCACGCCAAGAGCTGATATCCCCTCCGCGAGCGCTGTGCAGACGACGCGGAGTGAGGCCTCGACAGAGGAAGGGAGGAGATTCTGGGTTGTGAGGGAGTAGACGAGCTGCCTCTCGTCAGTGTATATCGCCCCGCCGCCGCTCAGCCTGCGGACCACATCGATTCCGCGTGCGCGGCAGTAGTCCAGATTCACCTCCTGCGCGGCGTCCAAAGAGTACCCGATCGTGACGGCCGGCGGCCTGCGGCTGTAGAAGTGCAGAGTGTCTGGGACCGACCCCGAGGCCCGCGCCCGCGCTATCGCCTCGTCAAGCGCCGCCGTGAATGGCCCGGGGGCCGGTCCCGTGTCCACCAGCCTCCCAGTGCGCTCCATCCCGCTCACCCCTTCGCTGCGGTCGGTTACGGTCTTGGGATAAGCACCAAAACCAATAAATATACTTCCGGTGATGGGAAAGTGGCGAGATTTATGAGAGCGAGTGTAGTAGTTCCGCTGGTCTCGGTGCTGATGCTTCTTGCCCCTGGGCTTGTCAGACCTCTCAGCCCCGCTGCCTCTGGAAGCGACGCGGCGGAGCTACCTCTGCAACACAGAATTCCTCTGCGGTTCGAGGCCTGGGCCTCTACCGATGACTACCTCGGCCGGGAATGGTCGGTGATTCAGGTCACCGGGTGCGCCGTCAGCATGGACCCTGGTAAACCGATGATTCCCTATCGGGTCGTGAATCTGGAGCTCCCTAACCCCCTGATAAAGGCCGAGGCCCGGTTCGGGGGAGCGGTCAGGTACTACGGCGTCAGGCTGATGCCCGCGCCCCCATACGAGCTCATGGGTCTGGACAGACCGGACACGACCCGGCCTCTCGTGGACGAGTGCTTCTACTCGAGAAACGCTCTCTACCCATTGAGGCCCTACGAGGTCCACAAAATCGGTGAGGGGAGGACCGACGATGGCATGAGGGTCTGGTCCTACAACATCATCGTCAACCCCTTCAGGTACAATCCCGCCAAGGAGGAGGCGGTCCTCTACACCGAATGTGAGCTGGAGCTGTGGTACGACGAGACTCCCCGACCCTTCCCCGGCCCCCGGGCGCCCATCGAGAAGTACATAATAATCACCACCTCCGCCGTTAACAGCTCCTCAGCCCTCAAGCCACTGCTCGAGTGGAAGACCAAGAAGGGCCTCCCGGCGAGGTCCTACGATATCTCCTGGATAAATGCAAACTATCCCGGTTACGACACACCTGAGAGGCTGCGCAACTTCCTGCGGGACAAGTACTACAACAGCTCTCTCGAGTGGGTTCAGATTGTGGGAGACCACGAGGACGTGCCCGCGCGCCTCTGCGACAACCCCTGGCCTATTGCACCCTACGACGACGACTGGATGCCCACCGATACATACTACGCCTGCCTAGACATCGGAACCACATGGGACTCCTTCGACCACGACCATGTCTATGGCGAGCTGTTCGACACGAACAACGACGGCCTATGGGACTCCTATGACCTAGACGACGCAAGGCCCGACGTCTGGGTGGCGCGCTTCGCCAGCAGCGACGTTTCGAAGGTAACGACCTGGGCGAACAATGTTGTGAACTATGAGAGGAACCCTAGCGCTGGGGCCTGGATGGACACCTGCACCTTACTCGCCCCCGACGCAGGCAGCGCCGGCAACGCAACCTGGATGAGGAACAAAATGGAGGAGTTCGTCTACAAGAATCAGCAGGGCTACTACGGCTACCTGAGCGTTCTCTACGGAACAATCAACAGGCTCTACGAGGCCAATGGAACGCTGAGCAGGCAGGCGTTCATAAACTCCATCAACAATGGCTTCGCCTTTGGAACATGGATAGCCCACGGGACGCCAGACTACTTTAGCTCCTCCGGCCCTCCGGGGGTGCTTTTCTACTCGAGCGACGTCTCCTCCCTGAACAACGGCAATAAAAAGCCTGTGCTCCTCAGTATGTCCTGCCTTACCGGATGGTTTGACGGCAGGGAATGCCTCGCAGAGGCGCTGACGGAAAACAATCTGGACAATGGAGCGATCGCGTACGTCGGTTCCTCGAGAGTTACCCTGGGCAACCTGAACTACGGCTACGAGGCCAACGGCATCGGTATCGGGATGGACTTCATGCACATGATGGAGCTCGGGAAGACTCTGAACAACCAGAACCTTTATGCCGGCAGGGCGCTCCTCAACGGGAAGTACGCCTTCGCAGACTCGTGGTTCCCGTTCTGGGAGGCCGCGACCAAGGCGTTCTTCGAGTTCAACCTCTTCGGCGAGGTCAACTGCCCCGTATGGACCGAGGCACCCCCCGACATCAATCCGCAGACCGTGATCAGCGAAAACCCTGGATACAAGGAGGTCACAGTGACTGTCAGGGACGCGATGCACAATACCCCACTGAACATGAGCTTGGTCTGTTTGATTGACCAGGCCTCCGGCGTCTACGAAGTCAACATCACTAGGCTCGACGGAAAGTGCAAGCTCTTCGTCCCCCAGACGCTCCAGACCGCAAACATAACCATCACGAGGGCCGACTTCAAACCGGTCGAGTACCTCTCATCGATGATAGACACATTCGCGCCCTACACGGCGCTGCACGTTATTCCAGCACAGCCTGATGGCGAGAATGACTGGTACAAGACGGCCCCCCAGATTCGCCTGACCGCCGAGGACGCTGTCCAGACATTCTACAGATGGGACAGCCAGCCCTTCACCCTGTATACGGGCCCGATTACTGCCCCGGAGGGCGTGCACAGGCTGGAATTCTACTCTGTCGATTATATTGGAAACAAGGAGGGCACTAGGGACTATAACTTCAAGGTCGATTCTGTGGTTCCCGAGACAGTGGTCAATGTCACTCCCCCCGAGCCGGACGGGAACAACGGCTGGTATAGAAGCAGTCCCGTCGTCGCTCTCTCATGCAACGACAGCGGCTCACCCTCTATATGGGTCAAATGGAACGCCGACCCCTACTTCGACAGGTACGAGACGCCCCTGACCGTTCCCGAGGGCGAGAACACCCTCCACTTCTACTCAAAGGACCAGGCCGGGAACAGAGAGCCGCAGAGGTCACTCCACTTCAAGGTGGACATGACGCCGCCAGTGACCAGCGCTCTCGTAAATCCCCCAAAACCCGATGGTCAGAACGGCTTCTACAGAATCGCCCCCACAATCTCCCTCTTCCCCGATGTTGTGGGAGACACTGTAGTGTACAGATGGAACGAGGGGGATGAGGAGAATTACACGGGAGTACCACTCAAAGCGCCGGAGGGCATCAACACTCTTTACTATCATGGGATAGACCCCGCCGGCAATGTAGAGCCCCTAAACAACCTTACGATCATGGTCGACTCTCGCGCGCCCACAACGAAGGTGATTGCAGACCCGGAGCTTCCGGATGGGAAGAACGGCTGGTACATCACTCGGCCCCTCCTGAGCTTCGATACGGAGCTAGAGGCTACCGTATTCTATAGATGGGACACAGAAGAGTTCAAGTGTGCCACAGAGCCTCTCAGGCCTCCCGAAGGCATTCATACCCTGACCTATTACGCGGTTGACCTCGCGGGAAACAGGGAGGTCAACAGGCTCGCCACCTTCAAGGTGGACACCATCGTTCCGGCGACCAACATATCCATCGCCCCCGCTGACCTGGGGGACGAGTGGTACACCAGAAAGCCGAAGGTGAAGCTCTGGAACGATGGGAGCGCGGACATATTTTACTACTGGGACACGCAGACGGATTCTGTGCAGAAATACACAAAGGAGCTCGACGTTCCCGAGGGGAGGCACTTCCTGAACTACTACTCCATGGATGAGGCCGGGAACAAGGAGGAGGAGAAGAGTAAGGGCTTCAAAGTGGACACGATACCCCCGACGATCGGCCTGACAATCAGCAGTCTACTCGTCGAGCCGCACGAGGCCGTCAGCTTCAACCTCAGCGGCGCGGACGCCAATGGTGTGCAGGCCTACCTGCTCGACTACGGCGACGGCAACGACACCGGCTGGACGAGCAACACACAGTTCAGCCACGCCTACTCCTCGCCCGGGAACTACACCGTTATTGCCCTCGGCAGAGATGGCGCGGGGAATGAAGGCAGGAGCGCGGCTTTCAGAATCGAGGTCAGGGAGAGGCCGGCGCCTCCGCCGCCGGTGAAGCCTCCCGAGGAGGAGGAACTAGGCGTGGTGTTCTA
Coding sequences within it:
- a CDS encoding homoaconitate hydratase, yielding MLRGVSGSAGTGAAVSHFNFMTKRNLPPKITIYDTTLRDGEQMVGIAFSERQKLGIARRLDQLGVPQLDVGFPAVSREDMMAVRKIARAGLDAEILCLSRLRKEDIDAVQEAEADAALLFIAASPLHLRYKLKITEEDVLHRIPEALDHARSLGIKASFTPEDATRTSLPFLKKMIKTALEAGAWRVGIADTLGCATPEAIRFLVQRLRPLARTPFTLHLHNDFGLALANALAGLEAGADTVATTVCGFGERCGNVPLEQLAAALRFLYGRDTGIRMEGLTPLCRYVARIAGVRIPRNAPIVGNGVFTHKAGIHIAGVLACPATYEPYPPDAVGNRRKIVLGRHSGRSAVGVILRSRGERPDPASLERALRRVKKRKKERIIII
- a CDS encoding biotin/lipoate A/B protein ligase family protein, which produces MERTGRLVDTGPAPGPFTAALDEAIARARASGSVPDTLHFYSRRPPAVTIGYSLDAAQEVNLDYCRARGIDVVRRLSGGGAIYTDERQLVYSLTTQNLLPSSVEASLRVVCTALAEGISALGVRAEFSPVNDVIVNGRKVSGSAQMRKWGVVLTHGTIIVDADPAEMFRALRVPREKLERHSLCAPESRVTSLRAELGRAPPMEEVKAALRDALERALGVRFAPGRATPAEVELAAELVRTRYGRPEWNIGLRQRSGEGMEGIESGSRGSECSVTPSCSMEGPKANPELMGETEDGEDGNGHEGRDGGRRGG
- a CDS encoding C25 family cysteine peptidase, whose amino-acid sequence is MRASVVVPLVSVLMLLAPGLVRPLSPAASGSDAAELPLQHRIPLRFEAWASTDDYLGREWSVIQVTGCAVSMDPGKPMIPYRVVNLELPNPLIKAEARFGGAVRYYGVRLMPAPPYELMGLDRPDTTRPLVDECFYSRNALYPLRPYEVHKIGEGRTDDGMRVWSYNIIVNPFRYNPAKEEAVLYTECELELWYDETPRPFPGPRAPIEKYIIITTSAVNSSSALKPLLEWKTKKGLPARSYDISWINANYPGYDTPERLRNFLRDKYYNSSLEWVQIVGDHEDVPARLCDNPWPIAPYDDDWMPTDTYYACLDIGTTWDSFDHDHVYGELFDTNNDGLWDSYDLDDARPDVWVARFASSDVSKVTTWANNVVNYERNPSAGAWMDTCTLLAPDAGSAGNATWMRNKMEEFVYKNQQGYYGYLSVLYGTINRLYEANGTLSRQAFINSINNGFAFGTWIAHGTPDYFSSSGPPGVLFYSSDVSSLNNGNKKPVLLSMSCLTGWFDGRECLAEALTENNLDNGAIAYVGSSRVTLGNLNYGYEANGIGIGMDFMHMMELGKTLNNQNLYAGRALLNGKYAFADSWFPFWEAATKAFFEFNLFGEVNCPVWTEAPPDINPQTVISENPGYKEVTVTVRDAMHNTPLNMSLVCLIDQASGVYEVNITRLDGKCKLFVPQTLQTANITITRADFKPVEYLSSMIDTFAPYTALHVIPAQPDGENDWYKTAPQIRLTAEDAVQTFYRWDSQPFTLYTGPITAPEGVHRLEFYSVDYIGNKEGTRDYNFKVDSVVPETVVNVTPPEPDGNNGWYRSSPVVALSCNDSGSPSIWVKWNADPYFDRYETPLTVPEGENTLHFYSKDQAGNREPQRSLHFKVDMTPPVTSALVNPPKPDGQNGFYRIAPTISLFPDVVGDTVVYRWNEGDEENYTGVPLKAPEGINTLYYHGIDPAGNVEPLNNLTIMVDSRAPTTKVIADPELPDGKNGWYITRPLLSFDTELEATVFYRWDTEEFKCATEPLRPPEGIHTLTYYAVDLAGNREVNRLATFKVDTIVPATNISIAPADLGDEWYTRKPKVKLWNDGSADIFYYWDTQTDSVQKYTKELDVPEGRHFLNYYSMDEAGNKEEEKSKGFKVDTIPPTIGLTISSLLVEPHEAVSFNLSGADANGVQAYLLDYGDGNDTGWTSNTQFSHAYSSPGNYTVIALGRDGAGNEGRSAAFRIEVRERPAPPPPVKPPEEEELGVVFYAGIAIGIIVLVVATAGVLALRQRRRRPEREEERAEEERKRELMPALAWAEEAGAPAATVTERAEGEVPEATAELAPEPTTGTITCPKCGNETEADADYCYICGERWKKGRGGSAGGLPEGVEAGGPTRAGGGADEVLYGSGGGDAAERNPTYASTGGPPSRPAPAPQVPQDRIHAPRPPSSPPPPPLSAPSAAASVAGGRPCPKCGAELHRITELPGSQGEQLRRLQARGQHAFKCKNCGHFEISAWKGS